The following proteins come from a genomic window of Leptospira dzoumogneensis:
- a CDS encoding monovalent cation:proton antiporter-2 (CPA2) family protein, with translation MEEKSLLVTAIILLSTAVLCVPIFKKLGIGSIIGYVVGGILIGPHGVRLVTGGIEIMHFAEFGVVLLLFLIGLELRPQTLWVLRKPVFGMGFFQVAVSSLLLGGLIGYLFQLGLVSSIILGISLSLSSTAFALQSLAEKNQLNTSYGRSAFAILLFQDLAVIPVMAILPLAALEPGQTAHSGLNFYKLGTAIAAILLVILSGRFLMRPLFRMIAATGNHEIFVALSLVLVLGVSFAMEKVGLSMALGSFLGGVLLADSEYRHELEANLEPFKGLLLGLFFLAVGMSMNLEILINHPFLILGLAVGLMSVKGIVLFVLGKIAKLTSDSSSNLAVSISQGGEFAFVILNVAAQLSVLSKETTDYSIVIVTASMILTPFAGIIKEKVIDPYLHEEEERPADPIYEKNRVIIAGFGRVGQIISRMLYLHKIRFTALEHNADQVNAARKFGHKIYYGDASRLDLLTAAGAAQAEILVLAIQDAELSVKIAKIAKENFPNLRIVARARNRSHYFDLMELGIETIRRDTFASSLELAEETLKDLGFLPSEVKYFIQKFRDYDEAMVKDQFKLRHNEKELIAYSKNAVRQLEEAFAADMLQKEAS, from the coding sequence ATGGAAGAGAAAAGTCTACTCGTTACCGCCATAATTCTACTAAGCACAGCCGTCTTATGTGTTCCTATTTTCAAAAAATTAGGAATAGGATCCATCATAGGTTATGTCGTAGGAGGAATTCTGATCGGGCCTCATGGGGTCCGACTTGTGACCGGCGGGATCGAGATCATGCATTTTGCGGAATTCGGTGTGGTCCTTCTACTCTTTTTGATCGGGTTGGAGCTCCGACCTCAGACTCTTTGGGTGCTCCGAAAACCTGTTTTCGGAATGGGATTTTTCCAAGTAGCGGTTTCTTCACTTTTATTAGGCGGATTGATCGGTTATCTATTCCAATTAGGCCTTGTCTCTTCGATCATATTAGGGATTAGTTTATCACTTTCTTCTACTGCGTTTGCTCTTCAATCCTTGGCGGAAAAAAACCAGCTCAATACTTCTTACGGAAGATCCGCATTTGCAATCCTTCTCTTCCAGGATTTAGCAGTGATCCCTGTAATGGCAATTCTTCCTTTGGCAGCTTTAGAACCGGGACAAACCGCTCATAGTGGATTAAATTTTTATAAATTAGGAACTGCGATTGCAGCTATTCTTTTGGTGATCTTAAGCGGACGTTTTTTGATGAGACCTCTTTTCAGAATGATCGCTGCCACCGGAAATCACGAAATTTTCGTAGCTCTCTCTTTGGTGTTAGTACTTGGAGTTTCTTTTGCAATGGAAAAGGTAGGGCTTTCCATGGCACTAGGTTCTTTTTTAGGAGGAGTGTTACTCGCAGATTCAGAATACAGACATGAGTTAGAAGCGAACTTAGAACCTTTTAAGGGATTATTATTAGGTCTATTCTTCCTTGCAGTTGGAATGTCCATGAATCTGGAAATTCTGATCAATCATCCATTCTTGATCTTAGGTCTTGCGGTCGGATTAATGTCAGTAAAAGGGATCGTTCTTTTCGTATTAGGAAAGATCGCAAAACTTACTTCCGATTCTTCTTCAAATCTTGCGGTCAGCATTTCTCAGGGTGGGGAATTTGCATTCGTGATCCTGAATGTGGCTGCACAACTCAGCGTTCTTTCTAAAGAAACCACCGATTATTCCATCGTAATCGTTACTGCTTCCATGATACTCACTCCTTTTGCAGGCATCATTAAGGAAAAAGTAATAGATCCTTATTTACACGAAGAAGAGGAAAGACCTGCGGATCCAATTTACGAAAAAAACCGTGTGATCATCGCAGGATTCGGAAGGGTTGGACAGATCATCTCCAGGATGTTGTATCTACATAAGATCAGATTCACTGCATTAGAGCATAACGCAGACCAGGTAAATGCTGCCAGAAAATTCGGCCATAAAATCTATTACGGAGATGCAAGCAGGCTAGATCTATTGACTGCTGCAGGAGCAGCCCAAGCGGAAATACTTGTACTTGCTATCCAAGACGCAGAGTTATCCGTAAAGATCGCTAAAATCGCTAAAGAAAATTTTCCAAACTTAAGGATCGTTGCAAGGGCCAGAAATAGATCCCATTATTTCGATCTGATGGAACTGGGAATTGAAACAATACGAAGAGATACGTTTGCTTCTTCCTTGGAACTTGCTGAAGAAACCTTAAAAGATCTGGGATTTTTACCTTCGGAAGTAAAATACTTCATCCAAAAGTTCAGGGATTATGATGAGGCAATGGTCAAAGATCAATTCAAACTCAGACATAACGAAAAAGAACTGATCGCTTATTCTAAAAATGCAGTCCGCCAGTTAGAGGAAGCTTTCGCTGCGGATATGTTACAGAAAGAAGCTTCTTAG
- a CDS encoding DUF6935 domain-containing protein, with the protein MNRILKYVPVLWMILFVGTLSAQNETYTVTANSWPADFSSFESFRDANAGTSQGAVIVLLAALSIYSKNAEEGKKALIICLDANSLISDTSSNGYKGFNINRNTIDLVKRQLEQHPYLIGSYLPGSSFQNGYKPTNPPYNFTLTSNRFSGTEESGQKKLFLPSSGADTPRPVTVKRNAKGVWKASEFSSLLVGIKKPATSNPADDL; encoded by the coding sequence ATGAACCGAATTCTAAAATATGTTCCTGTTCTATGGATGATCTTGTTTGTGGGAACCTTATCCGCTCAAAATGAAACCTATACAGTAACTGCAAATTCTTGGCCTGCTGATTTTTCTTCTTTCGAATCGTTTAGAGATGCGAATGCGGGCACTTCTCAAGGAGCGGTTATCGTTCTTTTGGCGGCTCTTTCTATTTATTCCAAAAATGCGGAAGAAGGTAAGAAGGCGCTGATCATCTGCTTGGATGCTAATTCTCTCATTTCCGATACTTCTTCCAATGGATACAAAGGTTTTAATATCAATCGGAACACGATCGATCTAGTGAAAAGACAGTTAGAGCAGCACCCTTATCTGATAGGTTCCTATCTTCCCGGTTCTTCTTTCCAAAATGGTTATAAACCTACTAACCCTCCTTATAATTTTACTCTGACTTCGAATCGTTTCAGTGGAACGGAAGAGTCGGGACAGAAAAAATTATTTCTTCCTTCTTCCGGAGCTGATACTCCAAGGCCTGTGACCGTAAAAAGAAATGCTAAGGGAGTATGGAAAGCTTCCGAGTTTTCCAGTTTATTAGTAGGTATTAAAAAGCCTGCGACTTCTAATCCTGCAGACGATCTTTGA
- a CDS encoding ZIP family metal transporter yields the protein MSGKEGPDTKALSRIWLFVVAITLHNFPEGMAVGVGIAGDGLSSGLSLATGIGIQNIPEGLAVAVSLLSVKYSKLQSFSIAFLTGLIEPIGGLVGSFAVSIAGPMMPWTMGFAAGAMLFIIVGEIIPETHKRGFHDFSALTLIFGFVFMMYLDTIFG from the coding sequence ATTTCAGGAAAAGAAGGACCGGATACAAAAGCTCTTAGCAGGATCTGGTTATTCGTAGTAGCGATCACTCTTCATAATTTTCCGGAGGGAATGGCAGTAGGAGTCGGGATCGCTGGAGACGGATTATCTTCCGGGCTTTCTCTTGCAACAGGAATAGGTATCCAAAATATTCCGGAAGGTTTGGCGGTAGCAGTGTCACTTCTATCCGTAAAATATTCCAAGCTTCAATCTTTCAGCATCGCGTTTTTAACGGGATTGATAGAACCGATCGGAGGATTGGTCGGAAGTTTTGCGGTATCTATCGCGGGACCGATGATGCCCTGGACAATGGGATTTGCAGCAGGTGCGATGTTGTTTATCATAGTCGGTGAGATCATTCCGGAAACTCATAAGAGAGGATTCCACGACTTCTCCGCTTTGACCCTGATCTTCGGGTTTGTATTTATGATGTATTTAGATACGATCTTTGGTTGA
- a CDS encoding carboxypeptidase M32, producing the protein MWESELQNWENVFPAFKAYRDEFRNIYHLRNIGSVLHWDMEIGIPSDGLGERGDQLSFLSGLAHKSFIGDSFRSLAEKAREENSRSDAPGKSLRERELNLLFKDLDRSSCLPISWVEEFSKVTSQAHSIWVDARKKNDTSSFLPTLQKILDLVFQKADYFGYSTEVYDALLDEYEPEAKATDLEVLFADLRKSLVPLIAKAKDSEFPFQGNFPIDSQIPFNTSLPVLLGLPESGFRLDASAHPFSTSLGSFDKRITTRYEESDPLSSVYSVLHETGHALYEAGISLITGGPSPLKDSVSLGVHESQSRLWENQVGRSKEFWEGIYPLFLKNLGISESSIPFSKLYSFVNRSKPSLIRVEADQITYNLHVILRFQIERAIFKKELALKDLSGAWKDGMKSLLGVDVPDDSKGFLQDVHWSGGAFGYFPTYSLGNIYAAQLYSAFLKQNPKFKDELKNRETSSLLNWLRKHVHSKGRSLEAKELIRQATGEEPNSKYLVEYLDSKIKEQEEI; encoded by the coding sequence ATGTGGGAATCCGAACTTCAAAATTGGGAAAATGTCTTTCCGGCGTTCAAGGCGTATCGGGATGAATTCCGTAATATCTATCATCTTAGGAATATTGGAAGTGTATTACATTGGGACATGGAGATCGGTATCCCGAGTGATGGCTTAGGTGAAAGAGGTGACCAACTTAGTTTTCTTTCCGGGCTTGCTCATAAATCTTTTATAGGTGATTCGTTTCGTAGTCTGGCGGAGAAAGCAAGAGAAGAGAACTCCCGTTCTGATGCTCCGGGCAAATCTCTCAGAGAAAGAGAACTGAATTTATTATTCAAAGATCTGGATCGCTCTTCTTGTTTGCCAATTTCTTGGGTCGAAGAATTTTCCAAGGTCACAAGTCAGGCACATTCTATTTGGGTGGATGCAAGAAAGAAGAATGATACTTCTTCTTTTCTTCCTACCTTACAAAAGATCCTAGATCTTGTTTTTCAAAAGGCGGATTATTTCGGTTATTCTACGGAAGTGTATGACGCTCTTTTAGATGAATATGAACCGGAAGCAAAAGCGACGGATCTAGAAGTTCTATTTGCGGATCTTAGAAAATCTTTAGTGCCTTTGATCGCAAAAGCAAAAGATTCTGAGTTTCCTTTTCAGGGAAATTTTCCGATCGATTCTCAAATTCCTTTTAATACGAGTCTTCCCGTTCTTTTGGGTTTGCCTGAGTCAGGATTTCGTTTGGATGCAAGCGCTCATCCATTCTCCACTTCATTAGGTTCTTTTGATAAAAGGATCACCACACGTTATGAAGAATCGGATCCGCTTTCTTCCGTGTATTCCGTTTTGCATGAGACAGGTCACGCTTTGTATGAAGCAGGGATCTCTTTGATCACAGGAGGTCCTTCTCCTTTAAAAGATTCCGTTTCTTTAGGTGTTCACGAATCTCAAAGCCGTCTTTGGGAAAACCAAGTGGGAAGATCCAAAGAATTTTGGGAAGGGATCTATCCATTATTTCTGAAAAATTTAGGGATTTCAGAATCTTCTATTCCTTTTTCTAAATTGTATTCTTTTGTGAATAGATCTAAACCTTCTTTGATCCGTGTGGAAGCGGACCAGATCACTTATAATCTACATGTGATCCTAAGGTTCCAAATTGAAAGGGCAATCTTCAAAAAGGAACTGGCTTTAAAAGATCTTTCAGGTGCTTGGAAAGATGGAATGAAGTCTTTGCTGGGTGTGGATGTTCCTGATGATTCCAAAGGATTTTTGCAGGATGTTCATTGGAGCGGTGGAGCCTTCGGTTATTTTCCTACTTACTCCTTGGGAAATATTTACGCGGCCCAATTGTATTCCGCCTTCTTGAAACAGAATCCTAAGTTTAAGGATGAATTGAAAAACAGAGAAACTTCTTCTCTCCTCAATTGGCTTAGAAAACATGTTCACAGTAAGGGTAGAAGTTTGGAAGCAAAGGAACTCATCCGACAAGCAACCGGAGAAGAACCGAATTCCAAATACTTAGTGGAATATTTGGATTCTAAGATCAAAGAACAAGAGGAAATATGA